The Lycium ferocissimum isolate CSIRO_LF1 chromosome 1, AGI_CSIRO_Lferr_CH_V1, whole genome shotgun sequence genome includes a region encoding these proteins:
- the LOC132049853 gene encoding uncharacterized protein LOC132049853, with protein sequence MAEEGHKVSLNVYDLSQGLARQLSTTFLGKAIEGIWHTGVVVYGHEYYFGGGIQHAPAGTTPYGTPVKVVDLGVTHVPKDVFEMYLQEISPRYTAETYSLLTHNCNNFTNEVTQFLVGATIPDYILNLPNEVTNSPMGALIMPMIQQLESTLRANAVPQAPQFRPSTVAPASQTTLSGGNSSGSGAEQSRKAESQDEEKKNANVPPAVEPVAEQEKTPANTAMKDPLGNARSKVQEEITREFAAIMATGTFRASEAAALATKKVMQRYGDLTATMN encoded by the exons ATGGCTGAG GAGGGTCACAAGGTTTCCTTGAACGTCTATGACTTGAGCCAAGGTCTAGCTCGGCAGTTGTCTACGACTTTTTTGGGAAAAGCTATTGAAGGAATATG GCATACGGGAGTGGTGGTCTATGGTCATGAATATTATTTTGGAGGTGGTATACAACATGCTCCGGCTGGGACCACTCCATATGGGACACCTGTTAAAGTTGTAGACCTTGGTGTCACACACGTACCCAAGGATGTCTTTGAAATGTATTTACAAGAGATAAGCCCTCGGTATACTGCAGAGACATATAGTTTGCTTACCCACAACTGCAACAATTTCACCAATGAGGTCACTCAATTTTTGGTCGGTGCAACCATTCCAGACTATATTTTGAATCTTCCTAACGAGGTCACGAACAGCCCAATGGGTGCCCTTATAA TGCCCATGATACAGCAACTGGAATCAACCTTGAGGGCTAACGCGGTCCCACAAGCACCCCAGTTCAGACCATCTACCGTCGCTCCTGCTTCCCAGACGACACTTTCTGGTGGGAACTCCTCTGGTAGCGGTGCTGAGCAATCTAGAAAGGCAGAGAGTCAAGATGAAGAGAAGAAGAATGCTAATGTGCCCCCTGCAGTTGAACCTGTGGCAGAGCAAGAGAAGACACCTGCTAATACCGCTATGAAAGATCCTCTTGGCAACGCTAGGAGCAAGGTACAAGAGGAGATTACCCGTGAATTTGCTGCAATCATGGCAACTGGGACATTCCGTGCAAGCGAGGCTGCTGCTTTAGCAACTAAGAAAGTTATGCAACGATATGGGGACCTAACTGCTACTATGAACTAA